The Argonema galeatum A003/A1 DNA window GACAAGATACCGAGGAAAGCGATCGCCTAAAGTCATTCGGCTGAAACAAGTAAAGTATGGTAAGATAGAGGTATTTTTAAGAGGTGACTGATGGAAACTAAAACTATTACAATTCGTGTCAATGCTGAAGTTGCCCGTATTTTTGAAACGGCATCTGAAGAACAACGCCGTAAACTTGAAGTACTGCTGAGTCTCAAACTTAGCGAAGCAACTCGGAATAAAAAAACGCTAGAAGAGGTTATGAGTGAAATTAGCCGAAAGGCTCGAGTACGAGGATTAACCCCAGAAATTTTGGACTCAATTCTCAATGACCAGTAAAATGCGCTACGTTTTTGATACAAACGTCATTATTAGTGCGCTCTTGTTTGAGAATGGAAAGCCTGCTCAAGCCCTTAGATACGCTTTAGCAAATGGAGAAGTATTGCTATCGCTTAATTTGTTGGAAGAATTGAATGAAGTACTAGGGCGCGAAAGATTCAATCGATACGTGACAAGCGAAGAACGAGAGGAGTTTTTAGAAGCTATAGTGGAGCGATCGGTTCTAATTGAAATAGTAGAGAACGTGCAAGAATGCCGCGATCCGAAAGATGATAAAGTTCTAGAATTGGCCTTGAGCGGAGAAGCTCAGTATATCATCAGTGGAGATAAAGATTTACTTGTATTGCATCCATTTCGCGGCATAGGAGTGGTTAAAGTCGAAGAGTTCTTGAGGACGATCGAGGCTGATTAGCGACAGCGGCATAACAAAAACACGGGTGAAGTGAAACATGGTATGATAGAGATATTTTCCGCAGGTGGCTCATGGCAACTTACAATAACATTCTGGAAGCGATCGGCAGAACCCCCCTAATTAAACTCAACAGAGTTACCCAAGATATTGAATCAACAATCTACGCAAAAGTAGAATACCTCAATCCCGGCGGCAGCACCAAAGATAGAATCGGTCTTGCCATGATTGAAGCCGCAGAAAAACAAGGTTTGTTGCAACCTGGAGGCACAATTATTGAGGCGACAGCAGGTAATACTGGTGTAGGTTTAGCCCTGGTTGCTGCTATCAAAAAATATCGGTGCATATTTGTAATGCCCGATAAAATGAGTCTGGACAAAATTAACTTGCTCAAAGCTTACGGTGCAGAAGTTGTAATTACTCCTACATCTGTTGCCCCTGACTCTCCAGAAAGTTACAATGGCGTAGCCGACAGACTTGCTAAAGAAATCCCTGGAGCTTACAGACCAAATCAGTTTGAAAACCCTAATAATCCTTTAGCTCACTATTTAACGACAGGCCCAGAAATTTGGGCAGATAGCAACGGTAAAGTTGACGTTTTTGTAGCTGGTATGGGTACTGGCGGCACTATTTCCGGCGTTGCAAAATACCTCAAAGAGCAAAACCCTAATATTGTCATTGTAGGTGCAGATCCGGAAGGTTCTATCCTTTCCGGAGATAGCCCCAAGTCTTACAAAGTAGAGGGAATAGGCGAAGATTTTATTCCCAAAACTTTTAACCGCCAAATCGTAGATGAAATGGTGAGAGTCAGCGATAAAGAGTCTTTTAATATGACTAGACGTTTGGCGTTAGAGGAAGGTTTGCTGGTGGGAGGTTCTTGCGGAACAGCGGTAGCAGCGGCTTTAAAGTACGCGGCTAGATTGTCGGAACCCAAACATATTGTAGTGCTTTTGCCGGATACAGGCAGAAATTACATCAATAAAATTTATTCTGATTCGTGGATGCAGGAAAATGGGTTCTGGGAAGGTAAAACGGTAAAATCTATCAAAATCGGCGAGATACTTACCCAGAAGAAAGATTTTCCATCGCTCATTTCTGTGAGTCCAAGAGATAAGCTGATGCAAGCAATTAAACTTCTGCGAAAACACAATATATCGCAAGTGCCGGTAATTGATAATAATGATGTGGTGGGAAGTTTAAATGAAGCATCTTTGATGAAACTCCTGCATGAG harbors:
- a CDS encoding cystathionine beta-synthase → MATYNNILEAIGRTPLIKLNRVTQDIESTIYAKVEYLNPGGSTKDRIGLAMIEAAEKQGLLQPGGTIIEATAGNTGVGLALVAAIKKYRCIFVMPDKMSLDKINLLKAYGAEVVITPTSVAPDSPESYNGVADRLAKEIPGAYRPNQFENPNNPLAHYLTTGPEIWADSNGKVDVFVAGMGTGGTISGVAKYLKEQNPNIVIVGADPEGSILSGDSPKSYKVEGIGEDFIPKTFNRQIVDEMVRVSDKESFNMTRRLALEEGLLVGGSCGTAVAAALKYAARLSEPKHIVVLLPDTGRNYINKIYSDSWMQENGFWEGKTVKSIKIGEILTQKKDFPSLISVSPRDKLMQAIKLLRKHNISQVPVIDNNDVVGSLNEASLMKLLHEGINFANQEVSAVMGKGLPILDEDVDMSEAYRVLLSGTTGIIIKREEVPVGLITRADLIKYWIGQTEE
- a CDS encoding putative toxin-antitoxin system toxin component, PIN family; translated protein: MTSKMRYVFDTNVIISALLFENGKPAQALRYALANGEVLLSLNLLEELNEVLGRERFNRYVTSEEREEFLEAIVERSVLIEIVENVQECRDPKDDKVLELALSGEAQYIISGDKDLLVLHPFRGIGVVKVEEFLRTIEAD